In Cytobacillus sp. IB215665, a single window of DNA contains:
- a CDS encoding TsoY family (seleno)protein, with amino-acid sequence MRKNLKEHYNPMYFLSSLGNGGLAVAFYMYLMFMIEHPGKPMANFEHVLNGFKSGNLLLIFTISIALLGIIYFGLKHYKLLFWNIAEYNKFKKTIAYNNLRESNNEVTLMAIPLTLAMSVNVVFIIFGTFMPNLWNYVEYLFPISLISFIAIGVYSLYIFKNYVTRLMLNGDFDFVMNNNLSQMLITFTFSMVAVGFAAPAAMSHTKVVSTIGLLLSIFFISIAIVFVTIHLVLGFKSIFKQGIDVQGSPSLWMMIPILTLIGISIVRNYMGFSHHLLHEPNPSELPLLIILTILVSIQLIFGLIGFSVLKRSSYFNEYIHGSKKSPGSFALICPGVAFMVLGFFFIHWGFVKNGLVTQFSTVYFLLIIPYIYVQMKTIRTVSILERKLLRI; translated from the coding sequence ATGCGTAAAAATCTAAAAGAACATTATAACCCAATGTACTTTTTATCATCACTCGGTAATGGAGGCTTAGCTGTAGCATTTTACATGTATCTCATGTTTATGATCGAACATCCTGGAAAGCCGATGGCAAACTTTGAACATGTACTCAATGGTTTTAAATCAGGTAACCTTTTGCTAATATTTACGATTTCAATTGCACTACTAGGCATTATTTACTTTGGTCTTAAGCATTACAAACTACTATTTTGGAATATTGCAGAATACAACAAGTTTAAGAAAACAATAGCTTACAATAATTTAAGAGAATCTAATAATGAAGTTACATTAATGGCAATCCCGTTAACACTCGCTATGAGCGTTAACGTCGTTTTTATTATTTTCGGTACTTTTATGCCGAATCTTTGGAATTACGTTGAATATTTATTTCCTATTTCGTTAATTTCATTTATCGCGATAGGAGTATATAGCCTATACATTTTTAAGAATTACGTTACTAGACTCATGTTAAACGGAGATTTTGATTTCGTCATGAATAATAATCTCAGTCAAATGCTAATCACTTTTACCTTTAGCATGGTAGCCGTAGGCTTTGCTGCCCCTGCTGCGATGAGTCATACAAAAGTTGTTTCGACGATTGGTCTATTATTATCAATATTTTTCATCAGTATTGCCATAGTCTTCGTCACTATCCATTTAGTCCTAGGATTTAAGTCAATCTTCAAACAAGGGATTGACGTACAAGGAAGCCCTAGCTTATGGATGATGATTCCAATACTAACACTTATCGGCATTTCTATCGTGCGTAATTATATGGGCTTTAGTCATCATTTGTTACATGAGCCTAACCCAAGTGAGCTACCGCTATTAATTATTTTAACTATACTTGTATCGATTCAACTAATATTCGGTTTAATTGGTTTTTCAGTTCTTAAACGTTCTAGCTATTTTAATGAATATATTCATGGATCAAAGAAAAGCCCTGGAAGTTTTGCACTTATTTGTCCTGGTGTAGCTTTTATGGTGCTAGGATTTTTCTTTATTCATTGGGGTTTTGTAAAGAACGGGCTAGTTACTCAATTTTCTACCGTTTATTTCTTGTTAATCATCCCTTATATTTATGTCCAAATGAAAACTATACGTACAGTTTCAATACTTGAGAGAAAATTACTTCGTATATAA
- a CDS encoding rhodanese-like domain-containing protein: MEFIGYIVIGLFIVVLFQKFVPTKGVRQISVTELKNQMSAPNKQFIDVRTAGEFKTNNIRGFKNIPLQQLNKKMSELSKDKEVVVICQSGMRSNQASKLLKKNGFKQVANVKGGMSAL, translated from the coding sequence ATGGAATTTATCGGTTATATCGTGATTGGTTTATTTATTGTAGTTCTTTTTCAAAAATTTGTTCCGACTAAAGGTGTACGACAAATTTCAGTAACAGAATTAAAAAATCAAATGAGCGCACCTAACAAACAATTTATCGATGTTAGAACAGCTGGTGAGTTTAAAACAAACAACATTAGAGGGTTCAAAAATATACCTTTGCAGCAACTAAATAAAAAAATGAGTGAGCTTTCAAAGGATAAAGAGGTAGTTGTAATTTGCCAAAGTGGAATGAGGAGTAACCAAGCGAGTAAACTTTTAAAGAAAAACGGCTTTAAACAAGTTGCAAATGTAAAGGGTGGCATGAGTGCATTATAG
- a CDS encoding DUF952 domain-containing protein, translated as MILHIIEKEAWFKAQREGIYTPSSIKTDGFIHCSTSEQVVDVANFLYKGHTDLVLLCIDPNKVEAKIVYEDLYEAGKLFPHIYGSLNIAAVFKVIRFIPDRNEGFSLPKELTDLNS; from the coding sequence ATGATATTACATATCATTGAAAAAGAAGCCTGGTTCAAGGCACAAAGAGAGGGAATCTATACTCCATCAAGCATAAAAACTGATGGCTTTATTCACTGCTCTACTAGTGAACAAGTTGTTGATGTTGCAAATTTTTTGTATAAGGGTCATACCGATCTAGTACTTTTATGTATAGACCCTAATAAAGTGGAAGCAAAGATTGTATATGAAGACTTGTATGAAGCGGGAAAATTATTCCCACATATTTATGGTTCATTAAACATAGCTGCTGTATTTAAAGTTATACGCTTTATACCAGATCGTAATGAAGGTTTTAGCTTACCTAAGGAATTAACAGATCTTAATAGTTAA
- a CDS encoding ASCH domain-containing protein has protein sequence MLHRIGLYKTYLQAIKDGNKTVEVRLNDQKRRQVKIGDTIEFITVPEADETLRVNVTGLKNYHTFKEMYEDIPLKDFDCEGWTMKDLLEGTYEIYTLEQEERWGVLAISIKAIK, from the coding sequence ATGTTACACAGAATTGGGTTATATAAAACGTACCTACAAGCGATTAAAGACGGCAACAAAACTGTTGAAGTACGCTTAAATGATCAAAAAAGAAGACAAGTAAAAATTGGAGATACTATTGAATTTATCACTGTTCCTGAAGCAGATGAAACACTAAGGGTAAATGTAACAGGGCTAAAAAATTATCATACTTTTAAAGAAATGTACGAAGATATTCCTTTAAAGGATTTCGACTGTGAAGGTTGGACGATGAAAGATTTACTCGAAGGAACATACGAAATTTACACGCTTGAGCAAGAAGAACGATGGGGTGTTTTAGCGATTTCTATTAAAGCAATTAAATAA
- a CDS encoding MazG-like family protein: MDVTEFQQWVKEYYETRGWSELDIFIRIGFLAEETGEVARAIRSLEIGRDRPDEVNGTFEENKQELTEELGDVLGNLIVIANKYDISLEQIFYEHKKKLSNRYTNN; encoded by the coding sequence ATGGATGTAACTGAGTTTCAACAATGGGTTAAGGAATACTATGAAACAAGAGGGTGGTCTGAGTTAGATATATTTATTAGAATTGGTTTTCTAGCAGAGGAAACTGGTGAGGTTGCACGAGCGATCAGATCCCTTGAAATAGGAAGAGATAGACCAGATGAAGTAAATGGGACATTTGAGGAAAATAAACAAGAATTAACGGAAGAATTGGGTGACGTATTAGGAAACTTAATTGTTATCGCTAACAAGTACGATATTTCTTTGGAACAAATTTTTTATGAACATAAAAAGAAGCTATCCAATCGCTATACGAATAATTAA
- a CDS encoding phosphotransferase enzyme family protein, whose translation MKLLGGFDQNVYECKAKGSNFILKILSGTKYDISSVKQELAWMNYLADHGLNISLPVRSVKGKIIEEMQWESEYYIVVAFEKAYGSVLANINLADLLTVRKWGEVMGRMHHVAKLYPTSGNSFLVNKEWNSNSIFTEYPLIENKVLDKWQTYITELHLLDKDINNYGIIHNDLHHHNFHVHNGEIILFDFGDIEKNWFAYDIAISLYHAVQTIPSSEQIRRRDFTLRFYDTFMSAYTNENLLDKHWFEKIPYFLDYRQIYSYVYISKYMNIDHSNEKVNKVLKKMKYDIEHDIPFIDFNLHSG comes from the coding sequence TTGAAGTTATTAGGAGGATTCGATCAAAATGTTTATGAATGTAAGGCTAAAGGTAGCAATTTTATATTAAAAATTCTATCAGGAACTAAATATGATATTTCTTCAGTAAAGCAAGAGTTAGCATGGATGAATTATTTAGCTGATCATGGGTTAAACATTTCTTTACCAGTGCGGTCTGTAAAAGGTAAGATCATTGAAGAAATGCAATGGGAAAGTGAGTATTATATCGTCGTGGCTTTCGAGAAAGCATATGGCTCTGTTCTTGCTAATATTAATTTAGCTGATTTATTGACTGTAAGGAAATGGGGAGAAGTTATGGGGAGGATGCATCATGTTGCTAAATTATATCCTACCTCTGGAAATAGCTTTCTCGTTAATAAAGAATGGAACAGTAACAGTATTTTTACGGAATATCCATTAATTGAGAACAAAGTATTAGATAAGTGGCAAACATATATAACTGAGTTACATTTGTTAGATAAAGATATTAATAACTATGGAATAATACATAATGATCTTCATCATCATAACTTTCATGTGCATAATGGTGAGATTATCCTATTTGATTTTGGAGATATTGAGAAGAATTGGTTTGCATATGATATCGCAATTTCGTTATATCATGCCGTGCAAACTATTCCTTCATCTGAACAAATAAGAAGAAGAGATTTTACTTTGCGTTTTTATGATACGTTTATGTCAGCGTATACTAATGAAAATTTACTTGATAAACATTGGTTTGAAAAAATACCTTACTTTCTCGATTACAGACAAATTTATTCATATGTATATATTTCAAAATATATGAACATCGATCATTCGAATGAGAAAGTAAACAAAGTTCTTAAAAAAATGAAATATGATATTGAACACGATATACCATTTATAGATTTTAACTTACATAGTGGCTAA
- a CDS encoding GNAT family N-acetyltransferase, whose protein sequence is MMQSLNDNEVNSDTIETTRLYLRRITHNDIESLYKIVKQNEVGIWLARGEGMSREETENYVENIVSHWNLYGFGVWAVIHKETDKLIGHCGLRYIDDTEDVEILYLINQKYWGNGYATEAANAAIDFAFKCLRIEKLFARVRTTNEKSMNVLEKLGFTFLIKKDYNGRILSYFELNSTR, encoded by the coding sequence ATGATGCAAAGCTTAAATGATAACGAGGTAAATAGTGATACCATAGAAACCACTCGCCTATACTTGAGGAGAATAACTCATAACGATATTGAATCACTATATAAAATCGTCAAGCAAAACGAAGTTGGAATATGGTTAGCCAGGGGAGAGGGAATGTCTCGTGAAGAGACAGAAAACTACGTGGAAAATATAGTAAGCCACTGGAATCTATATGGCTTTGGTGTATGGGCAGTTATACATAAAGAAACCGACAAGCTTATCGGCCATTGTGGTTTAAGATATATAGACGATACAGAAGATGTTGAAATACTCTATCTCATAAATCAAAAGTATTGGGGTAATGGTTATGCAACAGAGGCAGCTAATGCAGCAATAGATTTTGCTTTTAAGTGTTTAAGAATTGAAAAATTGTTTGCTAGAGTTAGAACAACGAATGAGAAGTCGATGAATGTACTAGAAAAACTTGGATTTACGTTCCTCATAAAAAAAGATTACAATGGTCGTATACTATCATACTTTGAGTTGAATTCTACTAGATAG
- a CDS encoding carbohydrate-binding protein — MFKRNSKTLRSIAVFFLIFCLTFTSFVGIDKGIAAGESVQVWLTTPDETKLLEQQEDITFTKDSSSADIHIDENIEYQEMDGFGAAVSGSSAYLLNQLNESDKEQILNDLFSEKGIDLSFVRQTIGASDFNLKSYTYNDMPEGEIDLTLSHFTIDEDRINVIPVLQQIKSINPQLKILGTPWSAPAWMKESGTLNGGSLDPKYYQSYADYFVKYLQAYESEGLPIYAVTVQNEPHHETTSYPSMYMDANQQIDFVKNYLGPTFNSEGTDTKIIAWDHNWNEFDYPIQVLNDEEANSYVAGSAFHCYAGTPESQSAVYEAHPDKGIWFTECSGGEWATDFGDNLKWNMSNIVIGATRNWAKSVLLWNLALDEHFGPINGGCVDCRGVVTVNQDTGDIVKNVEYYVLGHISKFVKPGAKRIESNENTEIENVVFKNPDGSKVLLAMNSTNEQKTFKVRWGTQAFEYSLPAGAVATFTWNGEQEGNSGIVELYPYQQMEAENFSSMEGVATESANDIGGGLVVGQIDNDDYVVFKNVNFDDGAKLVKARVATEADGGQIEFRLGSPTGTLISTIDIPNTGGWQSWITSSAQVENAIGVHDLYIVFKGGSNGIGNFNWFEFSATNEITNEVNPFERIEAENYDTLFGIQTEGANDVGYGLNVGHTDDGDFIGFNNVNFGSGAISVEARVATDADGGELEFRLDSPTGPVISTIDVEKTGGWQSWVTRSAKVLGADGVHDLYVVFKSETGGIGNLNWFAFSDAIQDNPTISAFEQIEAENYDTQYGVQTENSSDVGGGLNVGHTDNGDYIGYSNVDFGEGAVSVEARVATDSEGGMIELHLDSPTGDLIGTIHITKTGGWQSWVTESAEISGAKGVHDLYLVFKSETGGIGNVNWLTFINPAQQLQQHIEEFKSDSIQMEQLSAMIVNSVMLGEVYGEEVKILLQEAFLAEETDNETVIHVRNITEHIERDLERMVGELDKKNFDSEKYISKIAKELEKLINKTS, encoded by the coding sequence ATGTTTAAAAGAAATAGTAAAACTCTTCGTTCAATAGCGGTGTTTTTTCTTATATTCTGTTTAACTTTTACAAGTTTTGTTGGGATAGACAAAGGTATTGCAGCAGGTGAATCCGTTCAAGTTTGGCTTACAACCCCTGATGAAACTAAATTACTTGAGCAACAAGAAGATATTACGTTTACAAAAGATAGCTCATCGGCAGATATTCATATTGATGAAAATATTGAATACCAAGAAATGGATGGGTTTGGGGCTGCTGTTTCAGGCTCTTCAGCGTATTTGTTGAACCAATTAAATGAGAGTGATAAGGAACAAATTTTAAATGATTTATTTAGTGAAAAGGGTATTGATTTAAGTTTTGTACGTCAAACAATTGGTGCATCGGATTTTAATCTAAAAAGCTATACGTACAATGATATGCCTGAAGGTGAAATAGATCTAACCTTAAGTCATTTTACAATTGACGAAGATCGAATCAATGTTATACCTGTTTTACAACAAATTAAAAGTATTAATCCACAATTGAAAATTTTAGGTACACCGTGGAGTGCACCAGCGTGGATGAAAGAGAGTGGTACTTTAAATGGAGGGAGCTTGGATCCTAAATATTATCAGTCTTATGCGGATTATTTTGTTAAATACCTTCAAGCATATGAAAGTGAAGGATTACCAATTTATGCTGTGACAGTGCAAAATGAACCTCATCATGAAACAACTAGCTATCCAAGTATGTATATGGATGCAAATCAACAAATTGATTTCGTGAAAAATTATTTAGGTCCTACCTTTAACTCAGAAGGAACGGATACAAAGATTATTGCCTGGGATCACAATTGGAATGAATTTGATTATCCAATTCAAGTGTTAAATGATGAAGAGGCAAATTCTTATGTAGCAGGAAGTGCATTCCATTGTTATGCAGGTACACCAGAGTCACAATCTGCAGTGTATGAGGCACACCCAGATAAAGGTATTTGGTTTACTGAATGTTCTGGTGGGGAATGGGCAACTGATTTTGGTGATAATTTAAAATGGAATATGTCTAATATTGTAATAGGTGCAACGCGCAATTGGGCAAAGTCAGTCTTACTTTGGAACTTAGCACTAGACGAACATTTTGGTCCGATAAATGGTGGATGTGTTGACTGTCGTGGTGTTGTTACAGTAAATCAGGATACTGGAGATATTGTTAAGAACGTAGAGTATTACGTGCTTGGACATATTAGTAAGTTTGTAAAACCAGGGGCAAAGAGAATAGAGTCAAATGAAAATACGGAAATAGAAAATGTTGTATTTAAAAATCCAGACGGTTCAAAAGTATTACTTGCCATGAATAGTACAAATGAGCAAAAGACGTTTAAAGTAAGGTGGGGGACACAAGCGTTTGAGTATTCACTTCCTGCTGGTGCAGTAGCTACCTTTACATGGAACGGTGAACAGGAAGGAAATAGTGGAATAGTAGAACTTTACCCGTATCAACAAATGGAAGCTGAAAACTTTTCTTCAATGGAAGGTGTTGCAACTGAATCAGCAAATGATATAGGTGGTGGGTTAGTAGTTGGTCAAATTGATAATGATGATTATGTAGTATTTAAAAATGTTAATTTTGATGATGGTGCCAAACTTGTCAAAGCAAGAGTTGCTACAGAAGCTGATGGAGGACAAATAGAGTTTCGGTTAGGAAGCCCAACAGGCACATTGATTAGTACAATAGATATTCCGAATACAGGTGGCTGGCAATCATGGATAACTAGTTCTGCCCAAGTTGAAAATGCAATTGGTGTACATGATTTGTATATTGTGTTTAAAGGCGGCTCAAATGGTATTGGTAACTTTAACTGGTTTGAATTTTCAGCAACGAATGAAATTACAAACGAAGTTAATCCATTTGAAAGAATTGAAGCTGAAAACTATGATACATTGTTTGGTATTCAAACTGAAGGAGCTAATGATGTTGGTTATGGTTTAAATGTTGGGCATACAGATGACGGGGACTTTATCGGATTTAACAATGTTAACTTTGGAAGTGGTGCAATATCTGTTGAAGCGAGAGTAGCTACAGATGCCGATGGTGGAGAACTTGAATTTAGATTAGATAGCCCAACTGGGCCTGTTATTAGTACTATAGATGTTGAAAAAACGGGTGGTTGGCAATCATGGGTGACAAGATCAGCAAAAGTATTAGGGGCAGATGGTGTTCATGACCTATATGTTGTGTTCAAAAGTGAAACTGGTGGTATAGGTAACCTAAACTGGTTTGCATTTTCGGATGCCATACAGGATAATCCTACAATAAGTGCTTTTGAACAAATTGAAGCTGAAAACTATGATACACAGTACGGTGTTCAAACTGAAAATTCTAGTGACGTTGGTGGAGGCCTGAACGTTGGTCATACTGATAATGGAGATTATATAGGTTACAGCAATGTTGACTTTGGTGAGGGAGCTGTATCTGTTGAAGCAAGGGTAGCAACTGACTCTGAAGGTGGGATGATTGAGCTTCATCTAGATAGTCCTACTGGAGATTTAATTGGAACAATTCATATTACGAAAACAGGCGGTTGGCAGTCATGGGTAACTGAATCAGCTGAAATATCAGGAGCAAAAGGTGTCCATGATTTATATCTTGTATTTAAAAGTGAAACTGGAGGCATAGGTAACGTAAATTGGCTTACGTTTATTAATCCAGCTCAGCAGCTACAGCAACATATTGAAGAGTTCAAATCTGATTCAATTCAAATGGAACAATTATCAGCAATGATCGTAAACAGTGTCATGCTAGGTGAAGTCTATGGAGAAGAAGTGAAAATCTTACTTCAAGAAGCTTTTTTAGCTGAAGAAACTGATAATGAAACGGTTATCCATGTTCGAAATATTACTGAGCATATCGAAAGAGATTTAGAGCGTATGGTAGGAGAGCTAGATAAAAAGAATTTTGACAGTGAAAAATATATTAGTAAGATTGCAAAAGAGCTAGAAAAACTGATTAACAAAACATCCTAA
- a CDS encoding TlpA family protein disulfide reductase yields MDTKWIVLIIVLFIIVLSLVILNIRMLKLIGRYIQYVESFQGGFTPKKIDKIPNMKIKSDLNDEVTLYVDENLDQDLLLVFISPGCSACKSIYPHLNSSLNKYQNVFTMVVVDSNAEEENSEYFDHFVKEGLHYVNSKKVYDDIGISSVPYVMYVGKNRQVLEQGYPSDADYIYQIADKHNSSNDTKLIG; encoded by the coding sequence ATGGATACGAAATGGATTGTGTTAATTATTGTTCTATTTATCATCGTACTTTCTCTTGTCATCCTTAATATTAGAATGCTCAAGCTAATAGGAAGATATATACAGTATGTAGAATCATTTCAAGGAGGGTTCACCCCTAAGAAAATCGATAAAATCCCTAATATGAAAATTAAATCAGATTTAAACGATGAAGTTACTCTCTATGTCGATGAAAACTTAGATCAGGACCTTCTATTGGTTTTCATTTCACCAGGCTGTAGCGCTTGTAAATCTATTTACCCTCATTTGAATAGTAGTTTAAATAAATATCAAAATGTTTTTACGATGGTTGTTGTAGATAGTAATGCTGAGGAAGAAAATAGCGAATACTTCGATCATTTTGTAAAAGAGGGGTTACATTACGTGAATAGTAAAAAGGTTTATGATGATATTGGGATTAGTAGTGTACCTTATGTTATGTATGTAGGTAAAAATAGACAAGTTCTAGAACAAGGATATCCTAGTGATGCTGATTATATTTATCAAATCGCTGATAAGCATAATAGTAGCAATGACACAAAATTAATTGGCTAA
- a CDS encoding MauE/DoxX family redox-associated membrane protein, whose protein sequence is MTSFSLICQLFFVIMFLSTAFSKITNFKEHATIVKTLAFLSKTSGNILTIFLIIAEVFIPISFMINLHFRTTVYAAIILLVIYCFGIIINLMASNEKMDCGCGGILHSHKLSGAIVIRNLIFVSLLILMVNYPISIEWQVGLIPYLLSSVLITVFFYLFSEYRESMNKIKQLEEGVQ, encoded by the coding sequence ATGACTAGTTTTTCCTTAATATGTCAGTTATTCTTTGTCATCATGTTTCTTTCTACAGCCTTTAGTAAGATTACTAATTTTAAAGAACATGCTACAATTGTGAAAACCCTGGCATTCCTTTCCAAAACTTCTGGTAATATTCTCACTATTTTTCTTATTATTGCGGAAGTATTTATTCCAATCAGTTTTATGATAAACCTTCATTTTAGGACGACAGTATATGCTGCAATCATTCTATTGGTTATATACTGCTTTGGGATTATTATAAATTTGATGGCTAGTAATGAAAAAATGGATTGTGGCTGTGGAGGGATTTTACATTCACATAAATTATCTGGAGCTATTGTTATTAGGAATTTAATCTTTGTCTCTTTATTGATACTAATGGTTAATTATCCTATATCCATTGAATGGCAGGTTGGATTAATCCCATATTTACTTTCAAGTGTTTTAATCACAGTATTTTTTTACCTATTCTCTGAATATAGAGAAAGCATGAATAAGATTAAACAATTAGAAGAAGGAGTTCAATAG
- a CDS encoding ABC transporter ATP-binding protein: MNQNYFKMSFLFIFKHAKYWVFISLIFAIITGLIPIIIVWLSKEIINFISSVLQGNSDIYSTQLWFLLSFQLAIFILQKSVVNIQLYINTRYEKKLDYILEKMVSEKSVNSPLAFFENAKFHNHLERIQYNKGIRLMSPVLSTLNIFQGIITLTSLFIFLFTYHWLLIVIVLVIVIPIIYIRIKYGKKEFLMHLYQTPNAREQSYLAALLTNRVSASEIRLFNLKDFFLNRWSYLFKKINREYLALIKSREFANISTNVLSSVLYFIVSIFLLRFVRNKSIQIGDFVSILQSVQAAERSLTDISYNIGQIYSETLYIRDLFEFLDFEDTNYIQPEVKEKKPFSFQSCIEFRNVSFKYPYSEQQALKNVSFKIAYGDKIAIVGQNGSGKTTLIYCLMGLYPINQGEILIDGVNIQEIDATDLYKNITVIFQDYMKYNLSLKQNIVLDSLEDTQKLTAVTSISNVNKISEKLKDGDETVLGKIFLEGEDLSEGQWQKIAIARALYKEGEIFILDEPTSALDPKAEIEVYNQFDNLTKRKTGIFISHRMASARLADKIFVMQDGEIIEVGSHEDLMNLDREYAQMYQMQLDWYK; encoded by the coding sequence ATGAATCAAAACTACTTCAAAATGTCATTCTTATTTATTTTTAAACATGCAAAGTATTGGGTATTTATTTCTCTTATTTTCGCTATTATAACCGGATTAATTCCAATTATAATCGTATGGCTGTCGAAGGAAATTATCAATTTTATTTCATCTGTACTACAAGGAAATAGTGATATATATAGCACCCAGTTATGGTTTTTGTTATCTTTCCAATTAGCGATTTTTATATTACAAAAATCAGTAGTGAATATTCAGCTATATATAAATACTCGCTACGAAAAAAAATTAGATTATATTTTAGAAAAAATGGTTTCAGAGAAATCGGTAAATTCTCCTTTAGCATTTTTTGAAAATGCTAAATTTCATAATCATCTTGAAAGAATTCAGTATAATAAGGGCATTCGGTTAATGTCACCCGTTCTGTCTACGTTGAATATCTTTCAAGGGATAATCACCCTCACCAGTTTATTTATTTTTTTATTTACATATCATTGGTTACTAATTGTCATTGTGTTAGTCATTGTTATACCGATCATATACATACGTATAAAATACGGTAAAAAAGAGTTTTTAATGCATTTGTATCAAACTCCCAATGCCAGAGAGCAATCGTATCTCGCTGCATTACTCACAAATAGGGTAAGTGCAAGTGAAATTAGATTATTTAATCTAAAAGATTTTTTTCTTAACAGGTGGTCTTATCTGTTCAAGAAAATTAATAGAGAATATTTAGCCCTTATAAAATCTCGAGAATTTGCAAATATAAGTACAAATGTGTTATCTTCCGTTCTTTACTTTATCGTAAGTATTTTCTTGTTGAGGTTTGTAAGAAATAAGTCGATTCAAATAGGTGATTTTGTTAGTATCCTTCAATCAGTACAGGCTGCTGAGAGAAGCTTAACTGATATTTCATATAATATCGGACAAATTTACAGTGAAACACTATACATTAGAGACCTTTTTGAATTTCTAGATTTTGAAGATACGAATTATATTCAGCCTGAGGTTAAAGAAAAAAAACCTTTTTCGTTTCAATCATGTATAGAATTTCGAAATGTTTCCTTTAAATACCCATATAGTGAACAACAAGCTTTGAAAAATGTGAGTTTTAAAATAGCGTACGGTGATAAAATAGCAATCGTTGGACAAAACGGGTCTGGAAAAACAACTCTCATATACTGTTTGATGGGGCTTTATCCAATAAATCAAGGTGAAATATTAATCGATGGAGTAAATATTCAAGAGATAGATGCAACTGATCTATATAAGAATATCACGGTGATTTTTCAGGATTATATGAAATATAATTTATCCTTAAAGCAAAATATCGTACTGGATAGTCTAGAAGATACACAAAAATTAACAGCAGTAACGAGCATCTCAAATGTTAATAAAATTTCGGAAAAACTGAAAGATGGAGATGAAACTGTCTTAGGGAAAATATTTTTAGAAGGAGAAGACCTTTCAGAGGGACAATGGCAAAAAATTGCGATTGCAAGAGCTTTATATAAAGAAGGTGAAATATTCATTCTTGACGAACCAACCTCAGCTCTTGACCCAAAAGCAGAAATAGAAGTGTACAACCAATTTGATAACCTAACAAAAAGAAAAACTGGCATTTTTATTTCTCATAGAATGGCCTCTGCAAGATTAGCAGATAAAATTTTTGTGATGCAAGATGGTGAAATAATCGAAGTAGGTAGTCATGAAGACTTAATGAATTTGGATCGCGAATACGCTCAAATGTATCAAATGCAATTAGATTGGTACAAATAA